From a region of the Mycobacterium intracellulare ATCC 13950 genome:
- the wzm gene encoding galactan export ABC transporter permease subunit Wzm/RfbD, protein MTFLDAAAQSRTFTRARRDLVDGFRRHELWLHLGWQDIKQRYRRSVLGPFWITIATGTTAVAMGGLYSKLFHLELSVHLPYVTLGLIIWNLINAAILEGADVFVANEGLIKQLPTPLSVHVYRLVWRQVILFAHNIVIYAVIAMIYPKPWSWADLAVLPALALIVLNCIWVSLCFGILATRYRDIGPLLFSVVQLLFFMTPIIWNDDTLRQQGAGRWSRIVELNPLLHYLDIVRAPLLGAHQELRHWAVVLVLTAVGWVFAAFAMRQYRARVPYWV, encoded by the coding sequence ATGACGTTCCTTGACGCGGCGGCGCAGTCGCGGACATTCACCCGGGCCCGCCGCGACCTGGTCGACGGTTTCCGTCGTCACGAGCTCTGGCTGCATCTGGGCTGGCAGGACATCAAGCAGCGTTACCGGCGCTCGGTGCTGGGGCCGTTCTGGATCACCATCGCGACGGGCACCACCGCCGTGGCCATGGGTGGCCTGTACTCCAAGCTGTTTCACCTCGAGCTGTCCGTGCATCTGCCGTACGTGACGCTGGGCCTGATCATCTGGAACCTGATCAACGCCGCCATCCTGGAGGGCGCCGACGTGTTCGTCGCCAACGAGGGGTTGATCAAGCAGCTGCCCACCCCGCTGAGCGTGCATGTCTACCGACTGGTGTGGCGGCAGGTCATCCTGTTCGCGCACAACATCGTCATCTACGCGGTGATCGCGATGATCTATCCCAAGCCATGGTCGTGGGCCGACCTCGCGGTGCTCCCGGCGCTGGCGCTGATCGTGCTCAATTGCATTTGGGTGTCACTGTGTTTCGGCATCCTCGCGACCCGCTACCGCGACATCGGTCCGCTGCTGTTCTCCGTCGTGCAGTTGCTGTTCTTCATGACGCCGATCATCTGGAACGACGACACCTTGCGCCAGCAGGGCGCCGGGCGGTGGTCCCGCATCGTCGAACTCAACCCGCTGCTGCACTACCTCGACATCGTTCGCGCGCCGCTACTCGGGGCGCACCAGGAGCTGCGGCACTGGGCCGTGGTGCTGGTGTTGACGGCCGTCGGTTGGGTGTTCGCGGCCTTCGCGATGCGCCAGTACCGCGCCCGGGTGCCCTACTGGGTTTAG